Proteins encoded together in one Flavobacterium keumense window:
- a CDS encoding sulfite exporter TauE/SafE family protein yields the protein MLYSAFIFGLISSLHCIGMCGPIAMMIPVDSTNPTKKATQIITYHLGRLVAYATIGLLFGLVGKGFFLAGIQQRLSIFIGVAMIITILTPERVLANYNFSKPVYRLISKIKMALGKQFKNRSYQSLFTIGVLNGFLPCGMVYVALFGAIAMQNVSLGITYMLLFGLGTIPMMSSVTYLNSFMTLSFRNKVQKAIPYVGVIIGVLFILRGLGLGIPYISPAKMSLFVQETPNCH from the coding sequence ATGTTGTATTCTGCTTTCATCTTTGGTCTAATTAGTAGCTTGCATTGCATTGGAATGTGTGGGCCAATTGCCATGATGATCCCAGTAGATAGTACTAATCCAACAAAAAAAGCGACTCAAATTATAACGTATCATCTGGGTCGTTTGGTAGCTTATGCTACAATCGGATTGCTTTTTGGTTTGGTAGGAAAAGGTTTTTTTTTAGCAGGAATTCAACAAAGATTATCCATATTTATTGGCGTAGCAATGATTATAACTATTCTAACTCCCGAAAGAGTTTTGGCCAATTATAATTTTTCTAAACCAGTATATCGATTAATTTCAAAGATTAAAATGGCCTTAGGAAAACAATTTAAAAATAGAAGTTACCAATCATTGTTTACCATTGGCGTATTAAATGGGTTTCTGCCATGCGGTATGGTGTATGTGGCTTTATTTGGTGCCATTGCTATGCAAAATGTATCTTTAGGTATAACCTATATGTTGCTTTTTGGATTGGGCACTATTCCGATGATGAGCAGTGTGACGTATCTCAATTCTTTTATGACTCTTTCATTTCGCAATAAGGTTCAAAAAGCGATTCCTTATGTTGGAGTTATTATTGGTGTTTTATTTATACTACGCGGATTGGGATTGGGAATTCCATACATTTCACCGGCTAAAATGAGTTTATTTGTTCAAGAAACACCCAATTGTCATTAA
- a CDS encoding YdcH family protein, whose product MERHDLLHELPEYQDRIHQLKVNNAHFRKVFDDYHELEHEIHRINTGVETTTDEHLHQLKANLLFMKDELVSIIKS is encoded by the coding sequence ATGGAAAGACACGATTTATTACACGAATTACCAGAGTACCAAGATAGAATTCATCAATTGAAAGTGAATAATGCACATTTCAGAAAAGTTTTTGATGACTACCACGAATTAGAGCATGAAATTCATAGAATCAATACAGGAGTGGAAACAACTACTGATGAACATTTACATCAATTGAAAGCTAATTTATTGTTTATGAAAGATGAATTAGTATCGATTATTAAAAGTTAG
- the hemN gene encoding oxygen-independent coproporphyrinogen III oxidase — protein sequence MTNSLLQKYNVPGPRYTSYPTVPYWNEGDFTYEIWLSTLKKSFVESNSTEGISLYIHLPFCESMCTFCGCNKRITKNHEVENPYIKAVVKEWDLYCDILGERPNIKEIHLGGGTPTFFSSENLEILINGIFAKANKASDYEFSFEGHPNNTTREQLQKLYDLGFRRVSFGVQDYSEKVQKAIHRIQPFLNVAKVTLWAREIGYTSIGHDIIFGLPFQEKEDVIDTIEKTKSLQPDRLAFYSYAHVPWIKGNGQRGFNDEDIPKDDKKRELYEIGKELLYENDYHEIGMDHFALTTDSLFHSFEVGKLHRNFMGYSSSKTQLMIGLGVSSISDSWYSFAQNVKTIEEYYQFLDTNTIPVFRGHLLTEEDLIIRRHILNLMCQFETSWANPKNYFNEIPEIVIQLKEMEKDGLIEFISNGMRVTEDGKPFVRNVCMAFDLLLKRKAPDTALFSMTI from the coding sequence ATGACTAATTCACTACTTCAAAAGTACAATGTCCCTGGACCAAGGTACACCAGTTACCCGACCGTTCCGTATTGGAATGAAGGTGATTTTACATATGAAATTTGGTTAAGCACTCTTAAAAAATCATTTGTAGAAAGTAATTCAACAGAAGGAATTAGTTTGTATATTCATCTCCCTTTTTGCGAAAGCATGTGTACTTTTTGTGGTTGTAACAAAAGAATAACTAAAAATCACGAAGTAGAAAACCCTTACATCAAAGCCGTTGTAAAGGAATGGGATTTATATTGCGATATTCTTGGCGAAAGACCCAATATTAAAGAAATTCATTTGGGTGGAGGAACACCTACTTTTTTCTCTTCTGAAAATTTAGAGATACTTATCAATGGAATTTTTGCAAAAGCAAATAAAGCCTCCGATTATGAATTTAGTTTTGAAGGACATCCTAATAATACCACCCGAGAACAGCTGCAAAAATTATATGATCTGGGTTTTAGACGAGTAAGTTTTGGAGTTCAAGATTATTCTGAAAAAGTACAAAAAGCCATTCACCGCATCCAACCCTTTCTAAATGTTGCTAAAGTAACTTTGTGGGCTAGAGAAATTGGCTATACTTCAATAGGTCATGACATTATTTTTGGACTACCTTTCCAAGAAAAAGAGGATGTGATTGATACTATTGAGAAAACCAAGTCGTTACAACCTGACCGTTTAGCTTTTTACAGCTATGCCCATGTGCCTTGGATAAAAGGAAATGGGCAACGCGGATTCAATGATGAGGACATTCCTAAAGATGATAAAAAACGGGAACTCTACGAAATAGGCAAAGAATTACTCTACGAAAATGACTATCACGAAATTGGGATGGATCATTTTGCTTTAACAACCGATAGTTTATTTCATTCCTTTGAAGTAGGCAAACTACATCGTAATTTTATGGGATACAGTTCTTCCAAAACGCAATTGATGATTGGTTTAGGTGTTTCGTCTATTAGTGATAGTTGGTACAGCTTTGCTCAAAATGTAAAAACTATAGAAGAATATTACCAATTTTTAGACACCAATACTATTCCTGTATTTAGAGGCCATCTATTGACTGAAGAAGATTTAATCATCCGAAGACATATTTTGAATTTAATGTGCCAATTTGAAACCTCTTGGGCCAATCCAAAAAACTACTTTAATGAAATTCCCGAAATAGTAATTCAATTAAAAGAAATGGAAAAAGATGGACTCATTGAATTTATTTCAAATGGGATGAGAGTAACAGAAGACGGAAAACCATTTGTTCGTAATGTTTGTATGGCATTTGACTTACTTTTAAAACGAAAAGCACCTGATACTGCTTTGTTTTCAATGACAATTTAA
- a CDS encoding DUF349 domain-containing protein: MLEEKNDNLLEADGNLTDSKESTPTTVETPETNVEPIGAAPEANLNQSIIEAIADTNAEESEDESLKERHDIPMQDYEALSMEALVEELNSLVSNEKVASIKDHVEEIKKAFLAKYNHFIEEKKEEFLAENQDPNEEFQYHFPLKSKFDNIYSVYRNHKNEHFKNLQTSLKNNLENRLAIVEELKELINPQANIKDILKHFNDLRERWKNAGPIPKDKYNHVWNNYHFHVENFYDYLHLDREARDIDFKHNLEQKQKIVARVKELIKEEDINKAFRELQDLHRIWKEEIGPVSREYREEIWNQFSDLTKQMHDKRELLFEKLRSAEVDNLAKKKEIIAQIEVLATEKVNAHTQWLTQIEKVEALREAFFAAGKVPAEVSEATWAAFKAAVRNFNSFKNSFYKEIKKDQNDNLSKKQALVAKAKALQENTDFASTTPIMKQIQEEWKTIGHVPRKYSDSIWKEFREACNHYFDKLKEHKNEENSEEVAAFENKKAYLETLRSFQLTGDHKTDLEGIKSHIQHWKSLGKVPFGRRHIEGKFNKILDALFEKLSLSKKDSDMMRFTNRMDQLSESNDTRKLESEKIFLIRKIEEIQNEIFQLENNIQFFTNTKNAKKENSIVLEVRKNIAIHKENLEVWKEKLKQLRNLKQE; the protein is encoded by the coding sequence ATGTTAGAAGAAAAGAATGATAACCTGCTTGAAGCAGATGGAAACCTTACTGATTCTAAAGAATCAACACCTACAACAGTTGAAACACCTGAAACTAATGTAGAACCAATTGGAGCGGCACCCGAAGCCAATTTGAATCAATCAATTATTGAGGCTATTGCCGATACCAATGCTGAGGAAAGCGAGGACGAAAGTTTAAAAGAACGTCACGACATTCCGATGCAAGATTACGAAGCTTTGTCTATGGAAGCACTTGTAGAGGAATTAAACTCCTTAGTTTCTAACGAAAAAGTAGCGTCAATCAAAGACCATGTCGAAGAGATCAAAAAAGCTTTTTTAGCCAAATACAACCACTTTATCGAGGAGAAAAAAGAGGAATTTCTTGCTGAAAACCAAGACCCAAATGAGGAATTCCAATACCATTTCCCTCTCAAATCGAAATTTGACAACATCTATTCTGTTTACAGAAACCATAAAAACGAACACTTCAAAAATTTACAAACGAGTTTAAAAAACAATTTAGAAAACCGTTTAGCTATTGTTGAGGAGTTAAAAGAATTGATTAATCCCCAAGCCAACATTAAAGACATATTAAAACATTTTAATGATTTAAGAGAGCGTTGGAAAAATGCAGGACCAATTCCAAAAGATAAATACAATCATGTTTGGAATAACTATCATTTTCACGTAGAAAATTTCTATGATTATTTGCACTTGGATCGCGAGGCACGAGATATTGATTTCAAACATAATTTAGAGCAAAAACAAAAAATTGTAGCTCGTGTAAAAGAACTAATCAAAGAAGAAGATATTAACAAAGCATTTCGTGAATTACAGGATTTACACCGCATTTGGAAAGAAGAAATTGGGCCTGTCTCTAGAGAATATCGTGAAGAAATTTGGAATCAATTTAGTGATTTAACCAAACAGATGCACGACAAACGTGAATTATTATTTGAAAAACTAAGAAGTGCCGAAGTTGATAATCTAGCTAAGAAAAAAGAAATTATTGCACAAATTGAGGTGTTGGCTACTGAAAAAGTTAATGCTCACACACAATGGTTAACACAAATAGAAAAGGTAGAAGCTCTTAGAGAAGCATTTTTTGCAGCAGGTAAAGTCCCTGCAGAGGTGAGCGAAGCTACTTGGGCAGCCTTTAAAGCAGCTGTGCGTAATTTTAATTCGTTCAAAAATTCGTTTTATAAAGAAATCAAAAAAGATCAAAACGATAATTTGAGTAAAAAACAAGCTTTGGTAGCCAAAGCAAAAGCGTTACAAGAAAATACAGATTTTGCTTCTACTACTCCAATTATGAAACAAATTCAGGAAGAATGGAAAACAATTGGCCATGTTCCTAGAAAATACTCCGATAGTATTTGGAAAGAATTTAGAGAGGCTTGCAACCATTATTTTGACAAATTAAAAGAACACAAAAACGAGGAAAATAGTGAAGAAGTTGCTGCTTTTGAAAACAAAAAAGCTTATTTAGAAACCTTGAGATCTTTCCAGTTAACTGGAGATCATAAAACGGATTTAGAAGGAATTAAATCGCATATTCAACACTGGAAAAGTTTAGGAAAAGTTCCTTTTGGTAGACGTCACATTGAAGGTAAATTCAATAAAATATTAGACGCCCTTTTTGAAAAATTAAGTTTGAGTAAAAAAGATTCTGATATGATGCGTTTTACTAACCGAATGGATCAATTGTCTGAAAGTAATGATACTCGTAAATTAGAAAGCGAAAAAATATTTTTGATTCGTAAAATTGAAGAAATACAAAATGAAATTTTTCAATTAGAGAATAATATTCAGTTTTTTACCAATACTAAAAATGCCAAAAAAGAAAATTCAATTGTATTGGAAGTTCGCAAGAACATCGCCATTCATAAAGAAAATCTAGAAGTTTGGAAAGAAAAATTGAAACAATTACGCAATCTAAAACAGGAATAG
- a CDS encoding TIGR00730 family Rossman fold protein, which yields MKRITVFCGSSSGTADVYRSQASILGKTLAKRNIELIYGGANVGLMGALADGALSENGKVIGVLPDFLKSKEIAHDSLTELIIVASMHERKAKMNELCDGVIALPGGYGTLEEFFEMLTWAQLGLHQKPIAVLNVDGYFDALITLVETMVSKGFLKEINQEMLIISNNIDDLLDKMECYIAPKVGKWINSELI from the coding sequence ATGAAAAGAATAACTGTGTTTTGTGGTTCCAGTTCAGGAACTGCTGATGTTTATCGATCACAAGCAAGTATACTTGGAAAAACTTTGGCAAAAAGAAATATTGAACTAATTTATGGTGGAGCCAATGTTGGATTAATGGGAGCTCTCGCAGATGGGGCACTAAGCGAAAATGGAAAAGTTATTGGTGTATTACCTGATTTTTTAAAATCCAAAGAAATTGCTCACGATAGCCTAACTGAATTAATCATTGTAGCAAGCATGCATGAAAGAAAAGCAAAGATGAATGAATTATGTGATGGAGTCATCGCCTTACCTGGAGGATATGGAACATTGGAAGAGTTTTTTGAAATGCTTACATGGGCGCAATTAGGCCTGCATCAAAAACCTATTGCTGTTTTGAATGTAGATGGATATTTTGATGCTTTAATAACTTTAGTTGAAACTATGGTCAGCAAAGGATTTCTAAAAGAGATAAATCAAGAAATGCTAATCATTAGTAATAATATAGATGATCTTCTCGACAAAATGGAGTGTTATATTGCACCAAAAGTTGGAAAATGGATTAATTCAGAATTGATATAA
- a CDS encoding shikimate dehydrogenase family protein: MTPPIKKRFGLLGRNINYSFSRGYFTDKFEKENLEGYTYENFDIPTIESFLDIIKNNDHLSGMNVTIPYKEAVLPFLDKLSKKAAKIGAVNTIKFTKKGKLKGYNTDYYGFQKSLEPLLESHHKKALILGTGGASKGVAFALDELGIEYTFVSRQASETVLGYNQITDLIFDEYQIVINSTPVGTSPNTDAYPEIPYEFFTKKHIAYDLIYNPAETQFLKKAQLQGAKTKNGLDMLIFQAEKAWTIWNK, translated from the coding sequence ATGACGCCACCTATTAAAAAACGTTTTGGTTTACTGGGACGCAATATCAATTATTCGTTTTCTAGAGGTTATTTTACGGATAAATTTGAAAAAGAAAATTTAGAAGGATATACTTACGAAAATTTTGATATTCCAACAATCGAATCTTTTTTGGATATAATAAAAAACAACGACCATTTGAGTGGAATGAATGTTACCATTCCGTACAAAGAAGCAGTTTTGCCATTTTTAGACAAATTATCTAAAAAAGCGGCTAAAATTGGAGCAGTTAATACCATTAAATTCACCAAAAAAGGTAAACTCAAAGGGTACAACACTGATTATTATGGGTTCCAAAAATCGTTAGAACCTTTGCTAGAATCCCACCATAAGAAAGCCTTAATTTTAGGAACTGGTGGCGCTTCCAAAGGGGTGGCTTTTGCCTTAGACGAATTAGGAATTGAGTATACTTTCGTCTCAAGACAAGCGAGTGAAACCGTTTTGGGTTACAACCAAATTACGGATTTAATTTTTGACGAATACCAAATTGTAATTAACTCTACTCCCGTAGGCACCAGCCCTAACACCGATGCCTATCCTGAAATTCCGTATGAGTTTTTTACCAAAAAACACATTGCTTACGACCTGATTTACAATCCTGCCGAAACCCAATTTTTGAAAAAAGCTCAGCTTCAAGGAGCAAAAACCAAAAATGGATTGGATATGCTCATTTTCCAAGCAGAGAAAGCGTGGACGATTTGGAATAAATGA
- a CDS encoding tetratricopeptide repeat protein, producing the protein MQLSNEEEDYNLSLSKFESMLKTNKVLFFDSEEFEEIILHYIDTGKTSLAKKALKLALEQHPKSTGLKLVQVEMLVYEDQLDLADKMLNELYAIEPNNEEIYIQKANICSKRDQHEKAVELLQIALKYTDDYADVYNLIGMEYLFMDNLEMAKNSFIKCLEEDIEDQSALYNVVYCFEFLDQNKEAIQYLNQYIDRNPYSEIAWHQVGRLHYGLKEYEEAIRAFNYATLIDDEFMGAFMEKAKALERLKRYEEAIESYERTIELDDATSYALLRIGKCHERLGNTALAIKYYNETVHEDPLLDKGWIAITDFYVREKNFQKALFYVNKALAIDNQNQMYWKRYATINKQMNFFEEAEFGYRKAVEFGDYQLDTWLFWVDILQFLGEFDNAIQTLLQATEYFPEENEIEYRLAGLYFMIQDTTKAKFHLSNGLRLNSDNYILIEDLFPMVWEEKKVQNYIAKHKK; encoded by the coding sequence ATGCAATTAAGCAACGAAGAAGAAGATTACAACTTATCTCTTTCCAAATTTGAGTCAATGTTAAAGACTAATAAAGTCTTATTTTTTGATTCCGAGGAATTTGAAGAAATCATCCTTCACTACATCGATACGGGAAAAACTTCTTTGGCCAAAAAAGCATTAAAATTAGCCTTAGAACAACACCCAAAATCTACTGGATTAAAATTGGTTCAAGTTGAAATGTTGGTTTATGAAGACCAATTAGATTTGGCTGATAAAATGCTAAACGAGTTGTATGCCATTGAACCGAATAACGAAGAAATTTACATTCAAAAAGCCAATATTTGTTCCAAAAGAGATCAACACGAAAAAGCCGTTGAACTCTTACAAATTGCCTTAAAATATACTGATGATTATGCTGATGTCTATAACTTAATTGGGATGGAATATCTTTTTATGGACAATTTAGAAATGGCAAAAAACAGTTTCATCAAATGCCTCGAAGAAGACATAGAGGATCAATCAGCTTTGTATAACGTAGTCTATTGCTTTGAATTTTTGGATCAAAACAAAGAAGCCATTCAATACTTAAATCAATACATCGATAGAAATCCGTACAGTGAAATAGCGTGGCACCAAGTGGGACGTTTGCATTACGGATTAAAAGAATATGAAGAAGCCATTCGTGCTTTCAACTATGCTACTTTAATTGATGACGAATTCATGGGTGCTTTCATGGAAAAAGCCAAAGCTTTGGAACGCTTAAAACGTTACGAAGAGGCTATTGAAAGTTATGAAAGAACTATTGAATTAGACGATGCCACTTCCTATGCCCTGCTACGCATTGGAAAATGCCATGAAAGATTGGGAAATACCGCTTTAGCAATTAAATATTATAATGAAACAGTTCACGAAGACCCACTTTTAGACAAAGGGTGGATTGCAATCACCGATTTTTACGTTCGTGAAAAAAACTTCCAAAAAGCATTGTTCTATGTTAATAAAGCATTAGCTATTGACAACCAAAATCAAATGTACTGGAAGCGCTATGCTACTATCAACAAACAGATGAATTTCTTTGAAGAAGCTGAATTTGGTTACCGCAAAGCAGTTGAATTTGGAGACTATCAATTAGACACTTGGTTGTTTTGGGTCGATATTCTTCAGTTTTTAGGCGAATTTGATAATGCCATTCAAACTCTATTACAAGCTACTGAATATTTCCCTGAAGAAAACGAAATCGAATACCGTTTAGCTGGATTGTATTTCATGATTCAAGACACCACTAAAGCTAAATTTCATTTAAGTAATGGTTTGCGTTTGAACTCTGACAATTACATTCTTATTGAAGACTTATTCCCAATGGTTTGGGAGGAAAAAAAAGTTCAAAATTATATTGCCAAACACAAAAAATAA
- a CDS encoding aspartate aminotransferase family protein has protein sequence MNNDFIQYQAQTSPYPLGMEVSHAIGSYIYDTSNNRYLDFVAGVSACSLGHQHPRVNQAIKDQLDLYSHVMVYGEYSQSPAVEYCKLMASLLPEPLNKTYLVNSGTEAIEGALKLARRVTGRSQLISCHNAYHGNTMGSMSVMGFEERKQIFRPLIPDVEFITFNNEADLDKITTKTAGILLETIQGGAGFIQPENDFLKKVRQRCDEVGAMLILDEIQPGFGRTGKLFGFQNYDVVPDIVVMGKGMGGGMPVGAFTASAAMMDLLSHDPKLGHITTFGGHPVIAAACLATLKEITETSLMTEALEKEKLFRSLLVHPLIEEVRGKGLMLAAMTKNADITNEVILKCQDRGLILFWLLFEGCAIRITPPLTISEEEIREGCAILLEVMDEVAKKL, from the coding sequence GTGAACAACGATTTTATACAATACCAAGCACAAACATCTCCTTATCCTTTAGGAATGGAGGTGTCGCATGCTATAGGATCGTACATTTACGATACCAGCAATAACCGTTATTTGGATTTTGTAGCAGGTGTTTCTGCTTGTTCATTAGGACACCAGCATCCAAGAGTCAACCAAGCCATTAAAGACCAATTGGATTTGTATTCGCACGTGATGGTATATGGCGAATATTCGCAAAGTCCGGCAGTGGAGTATTGCAAACTAATGGCTTCGCTCCTGCCCGAACCTTTAAACAAAACCTACCTAGTTAACTCGGGAACCGAAGCAATTGAAGGGGCATTAAAATTAGCCCGTCGTGTTACAGGTCGTAGCCAATTGATTTCGTGTCACAATGCGTACCACGGTAACACCATGGGATCTATGAGTGTCATGGGATTTGAAGAACGCAAACAAATTTTTAGACCCTTAATTCCTGATGTCGAATTCATCACTTTCAATAACGAAGCCGATTTAGACAAAATCACTACTAAAACAGCTGGAATCCTACTTGAAACCATTCAAGGAGGTGCTGGATTCATCCAACCTGAAAATGATTTTCTCAAAAAAGTGCGTCAACGTTGCGACGAAGTCGGTGCGATGCTAATTTTGGACGAAATCCAACCTGGTTTTGGACGAACTGGAAAACTTTTTGGTTTCCAAAATTATGATGTCGTTCCTGATATTGTAGTCATGGGAAAAGGTATGGGAGGCGGAATGCCGGTTGGGGCGTTTACCGCTTCGGCAGCTATGATGGATTTATTAAGTCATGACCCAAAATTAGGACACATCACTACTTTTGGCGGACACCCTGTCATAGCGGCAGCCTGTTTAGCTACCTTAAAAGAAATTACCGAGACTTCTCTTATGACTGAAGCTTTGGAAAAAGAAAAGCTATTCCGATCACTCTTGGTACATCCTTTAATAGAAGAAGTAAGAGGAAAAGGATTAATGTTGGCAGCTATGACAAAAAACGCCGATATTACCAATGAAGTTATTTTAAAATGTCAAGACAGAGGATTGATTTTATTCTGGTTGCTTTTTGAAGGTTGCGCGATTCGAATTACACCTCCATTGACTATTTCTGAAGAAGAAATACGAGAAGGTTGCGCCATCTTACTTGAAGTGATGGACGAAGTTGCTAAAAAATTATAG
- a CDS encoding OstA-like protein, translating into MKKLKFTFFIALFFVFISNLLGQTPKKIVIEHSDFADVNQVEIPDAFLLTGNVRMNHDGVVLTCNKAYYFQKENYIKAFGNVQLVQGDTLFLNSKYAEYSGNVKKAFATGNAVMSSPDATLVTDTINFDRNTQEVFYNTKGTITNLQNTLVSKSGKYYVPEKKFQFLTEVTITNPTYVIKSNHLDYYSNSGHSYLLGPSTITSKANYIYTEKGFYDTKKNKAHFLNKSYIKYDDRIIRGDSLYYDRNKEFASASRNVKITDSINRGIVKGHYAEMYKKKDSLFVTKRAVAINFVENDSVYIHGKKLMVTGKEENRIIRAFNNVRFFKKHMSGKCDSIHSSSKTALTKLIGHPILWNGESQITGDLMHLIGNNTTQKLDSLKVLNNTFLVSKDTLGTGYNQIKGQNLFGKFEEGKLHDVDIIKNTEVIYYMRNDAHELIGINKNKSSRINILFNKNEVDQITFFQQVDGDLFPEKDLAENDRKFKGFIWRGEERIKSKDDIFPPEENEDNEKIAKQAKVQKDKKNVPMKVRKETLDYDKKKKK; encoded by the coding sequence TTGAAAAAACTTAAATTCACATTCTTTATTGCACTATTTTTTGTGTTTATTTCAAACTTATTGGGACAAACTCCTAAAAAAATTGTGATAGAACATTCTGATTTTGCTGACGTGAATCAAGTTGAAATTCCAGATGCTTTTTTATTGACCGGAAATGTACGTATGAATCATGACGGAGTGGTTTTAACCTGTAACAAAGCCTATTATTTTCAAAAAGAAAACTACATTAAAGCCTTTGGAAACGTACAATTAGTACAAGGTGATACTTTATTCCTGAACAGTAAATATGCCGAGTATAGCGGCAATGTAAAAAAAGCATTTGCAACTGGCAATGCTGTAATGAGTTCTCCTGACGCTACTTTGGTAACAGATACCATTAATTTTGACCGCAATACTCAAGAAGTTTTTTACAATACTAAAGGAACAATTACTAATTTACAAAACACTTTAGTGAGTAAGTCGGGAAAATATTATGTCCCTGAAAAGAAATTTCAATTCCTGACTGAAGTTACGATAACCAATCCCACTTATGTTATCAAATCCAATCACTTGGATTATTACAGTAATTCGGGACACTCCTATTTGTTAGGTCCTTCGACTATTACTAGTAAAGCCAATTATATTTATACCGAAAAAGGATTTTACGACACTAAGAAGAACAAAGCGCATTTCTTGAACAAATCCTATATCAAATACGACGACCGAATCATTCGGGGCGATAGTTTGTATTACGACAGAAACAAAGAATTCGCTTCGGCTTCTCGCAATGTAAAAATCACCGATTCCATCAATCGCGGCATTGTGAAAGGCCATTATGCCGAAATGTACAAGAAAAAAGATTCCCTTTTTGTAACCAAAAGAGCCGTTGCCATCAACTTTGTCGAAAACGACTCCGTTTACATTCACGGAAAAAAATTAATGGTTACAGGAAAAGAAGAAAACCGAATTATTCGCGCTTTCAATAATGTTCGTTTTTTCAAAAAACACATGAGTGGCAAATGTGATTCGATTCATTCAAGCTCTAAAACAGCCTTGACCAAACTAATTGGACATCCTATTCTTTGGAATGGAGAAAGCCAAATTACAGGAGATCTTATGCATCTCATTGGCAACAACACCACACAAAAATTAGATTCACTCAAAGTATTGAACAATACCTTTCTCGTCTCCAAAGACACTTTAGGCACTGGTTATAACCAAATAAAGGGACAAAATCTCTTTGGAAAATTTGAAGAAGGCAAATTACACGATGTGGACATTATCAAAAACACTGAAGTAATTTATTATATGCGAAATGATGCACACGAACTTATTGGCATCAACAAGAATAAGAGTAGTAGGATCAATATTTTGTTCAACAAAAACGAAGTGGATCAAATTACCTTTTTCCAACAAGTAGATGGCGATTTATTTCCTGAAAAAGACTTGGCCGAAAACGATCGAAAATTCAAAGGTTTCATTTGGCGAGGTGAAGAACGAATCAAATCCAAAGATGATATCTTCCCGCCTGAAGAAAATGAGGACAATGAAAAAATAGCCAAACAAGCCAAGGTACAAAAAGACAAGAAAAATGTACCCATGAAAGTGCGAAAAGAAACCTTGGATTACGATAAAAAAAAGAAGAAATAG